In Brevibacillus brevis NBRC 100599, a single genomic region encodes these proteins:
- a CDS encoding helix-turn-helix transcriptional regulator: MKSDRIKFPAGFWAGLQRLGIAPHDLARKACLPLTILTEPAVVTTAQYFRIWQAYSDLVGDIATGIIKLSTSFETALYPPTVLATYHARDYRDALYRMARYKQLCPPERLRITEEGERCTIDLEWMHSEQPGPPVLIGTTLAFLLELGRRGTGKRLTAQSVEFSHAMGDVTALEAYFGCPIRNGATDNRLTLHRRDLDRPFLSYNKELLEILTPVLDRSLDEQGSHSVAEKVKWILKRSLTGGRLDIQAVASELGMSDRTLQRRLADESTTFKQLLTQARHEQAREYLADPKLDIKEVAFLLGYEDQNSFYRAFRLWEGDTPSNWRSEYFRVNPPVIEFLT; encoded by the coding sequence ATGAAATCAGACCGAATAAAATTCCCGGCGGGATTTTGGGCGGGATTACAACGACTAGGGATTGCCCCACACGACCTAGCTCGGAAAGCGTGCCTTCCGCTCACCATTCTTACAGAACCAGCCGTAGTCACCACCGCTCAATATTTCAGAATCTGGCAAGCGTATTCCGATCTCGTTGGTGATATTGCTACGGGAATCATCAAGCTTTCAACCAGTTTTGAAACGGCACTTTATCCACCGACTGTTTTAGCGACCTACCATGCTCGTGACTATCGCGACGCGCTTTATCGAATGGCCCGATACAAACAACTGTGCCCTCCGGAAAGATTGCGTATAACAGAGGAGGGAGAGCGCTGTACAATCGACTTGGAATGGATGCACAGCGAGCAGCCCGGACCACCAGTCCTGATTGGAACCACGCTCGCCTTTCTTCTAGAACTTGGACGACGGGGCACGGGCAAGCGTTTAACTGCTCAGTCCGTGGAATTTTCTCACGCGATGGGGGATGTAACTGCACTTGAAGCTTACTTCGGTTGCCCGATACGGAATGGTGCCACTGATAACCGTTTAACCCTCCATCGACGCGATCTGGACCGACCCTTTCTTTCGTATAACAAAGAATTGTTGGAGATATTGACACCTGTATTGGACCGATCATTAGATGAACAGGGTAGTCATTCTGTTGCTGAGAAGGTCAAGTGGATCTTGAAGCGAAGTCTAACCGGAGGCCGCCTTGATATTCAAGCAGTTGCCAGCGAGCTGGGCATGAGCGATCGTACCTTGCAACGCCGTCTTGCGGATGAAAGCACAACGTTCAAGCAACTGTTGACACAGGCTCGGCATGAACAGGCACGAGAATACTTGGCCGACCCCAAGCTCGATATAAAAGAAGTGGCTTTTTTACTTGGATATGAAGATCAGAACTCATTCTACCGGGCCTTTCGCCTTTGGGAAGGCGATACACCTTCAAACTGGCGTTCCGAATACTTTCGGGTCAATCCACCCGTCATAGAATTTCTAACCTAA
- a CDS encoding SDR family NAD(P)-dependent oxidoreductase, protein MDMGLRNKTALVTGSTKGIGKAIAIELAREGANVLVNGRNDEEVERIVNELKAEFPATSPQNATADIVDRQQREALFEKYPNVDILVNNMGIYEIMSYEDVDDEVWEKYFRTNVLAANGLSKFYLPNMLKNNFGRIIFIASEEAIMPSGQMPQYCMTKSMLLSLSKSLSKRTRGTEVTSNTIMPGPTLSENVYQIIDSLFPDDLAFSEKENQFMAANLPQSELQRFIKPFEIGRLVAFVSSPYATAFKGSPIRMDGGMVPTIF, encoded by the coding sequence ATGGATATGGGATTACGGAACAAAACTGCTTTGGTAACGGGATCAACGAAAGGGATTGGGAAAGCAATTGCCATTGAGCTTGCCAGAGAAGGCGCCAATGTTCTTGTAAATGGACGGAATGATGAAGAGGTAGAACGAATCGTAAATGAATTAAAGGCGGAATTCCCGGCTACTTCACCTCAGAATGCTACGGCCGATATAGTGGATCGACAGCAAAGAGAAGCTTTATTTGAGAAATATCCCAATGTTGATATTCTTGTTAACAATATGGGGATTTATGAAATCATGTCCTATGAAGACGTTGACGATGAAGTATGGGAAAAATACTTCCGAACCAATGTCCTTGCCGCGAATGGATTATCTAAATTTTACTTGCCTAACATGTTGAAGAACAATTTTGGACGAATCATCTTTATCGCAAGTGAAGAAGCGATTATGCCTTCAGGGCAAATGCCTCAGTATTGCATGACGAAATCGATGCTATTATCCCTGTCAAAAAGCCTATCCAAACGAACGAGAGGAACAGAAGTTACATCCAATACAATCATGCCAGGACCAACGCTTTCCGAAAATGTCTATCAAATCATTGATAGCTTGTTTCCTGATGATCTGGCATTTTCGGAAAAAGAAAATCAATTTATGGCAGCAAACCTGCCGCAATCCGAATTACAGCGGTTTATCAAGCCTTTTGAAATTGGCAGGCTGGTAGCATTTGTATCCAGTCCTTATGCAACCGCATTTAAAGGCTCACCAATCCGTATGGACGGGGGCATGGTGCCAACTATTTTTTAA
- a CDS encoding LysR family transcriptional regulator, whose protein sequence is MELRQIQYFIEVAKREHFTEASHHLHVAQSALSRQIANLEEELGVSLFLREGRNIKLTAVGKIFLQHVEMAMNEIEKAKEKIEEFLDPSRGTIRVGFTSSLAANPLPTVISGFRARYPDIGFQLKQGSYQGLIDSVIHGEIDLAFLGPVPTHEKNVRSYIFFAENIVALLPAKHPLSKQSSLRLSQLQEDTFVLFPPGFILRNIAVNACSQMGFSPKVAFEGEDIDAIKGLVAAGLGVTLLPELTLTDNVPRETVKIPISEPLVTRTVGIIIPNNRELPPSEKLFYHFLKEFFDVLSKYS, encoded by the coding sequence ATGGAGCTACGACAGATTCAATACTTTATCGAGGTTGCCAAACGGGAGCACTTCACCGAGGCCTCCCATCATTTGCACGTCGCTCAATCTGCCCTCAGTCGGCAAATCGCCAATCTGGAGGAGGAGCTCGGTGTGTCACTGTTCCTCCGCGAAGGTCGCAATATCAAGCTGACGGCAGTCGGAAAAATCTTTTTGCAGCACGTCGAAATGGCGATGAACGAAATCGAGAAAGCGAAAGAAAAGATCGAGGAGTTCCTTGACCCGTCTCGAGGTACGATTCGTGTTGGTTTTACAAGTAGCCTTGCCGCCAATCCCCTTCCGACGGTCATCTCCGGTTTTCGAGCGCGTTATCCGGACATCGGCTTTCAATTGAAGCAAGGCTCTTATCAAGGGCTGATCGACTCGGTCATCCATGGTGAAATCGACTTGGCTTTTCTTGGGCCTGTTCCCACTCATGAGAAAAATGTGCGCAGCTACATCTTCTTCGCTGAAAATATCGTCGCGTTGCTGCCCGCGAAGCACCCGCTGTCCAAACAATCAAGCTTGCGTCTCAGTCAGTTGCAGGAAGATACTTTTGTGTTGTTTCCACCCGGTTTCATCCTGCGCAATATCGCTGTCAATGCTTGCTCACAAATGGGCTTTTCTCCTAAAGTTGCTTTTGAAGGAGAAGATATCGATGCCATTAAAGGGTTGGTAGCGGCAGGCTTAGGCGTCACTTTGTTACCAGAGCTTACGTTAACGGATAACGTTCCTCGTGAGACAGTAAAAATCCCGATAAGTGAGCCATTGGTGACGCGAACAGTAGGCATTATCATCCCGAACAACCGTGAGCTTCCCCCCTCTGAAAAGCTTTTTTATCATTTTCTGAAAGAGTTTTTTGATGTGCTGAGTAAGTATAGTTAA